GCCAGTGGCAGCAACTTGACAGAGGAACGTTCACCAAACACTGGGGCTGGTGGGTGAGAGGAGTCACAGCAGAAGACAGTTTTTATTAcctaaagagaagaaaacaaaacggTTTGATCTGACTTTAGTGAGTTTTCACTCTCTTCTTCTGTAGAAAAACATCACTTCTCAGCTCACAAGTTTATATCGCAGAATAATAATTCTGATTATGTAAATGAGAACGTTTGGAGATCCTTTATATCCATTTAAAGTAGATCTGTGTAGTGCATGTCAGGGACATGCTACCTTTTAAACCGGAGTTCATGTGCACTCAAGTGATGAACCTGCCAGACTGGACCTCTTTATCCTGAGCAACTCTACCGTGGAGCGTTCTGGCCTCACATCATTGATAAGGTGTTTGTTGGCTGTCTGGCAGCTGCTGAGTACACAAGAACAGGGAGTGCCGACACAGACAGCAAACGGACcttcttgtttctctttctgttgTATGAGGTGTTCCAGCATTATCAGGATGGCCCTCATGGTTAaacactgcagctgctgaagaacatCCTGGTTTCTTCCCTTTCTCCACAACTAAAAAGCAGAGTCACCATAGCTCACCCTTTacaagagagcagcagcaacagatgagCACAAAAAGttctctgacagctgctgatccaagcaggcagacagctgtctgctgcGTCCGCTCAAGGATGTAACTGGAGGACATGCACCCTGAATTGGCTCCATAAACATTGAGAACAGTGAGAAACTTTAATCTGAGTATTTAGACTGCGGAAAATGAGCTTGATGGAatcacaaaatgtttttttgatGAGTTATTTAAGAAGAAATTAATCCAGTTTGTTTTGAACCAATTTTCTGTTCAGGTTCACAATCTATGTTGTTATTATATCACAGTTACCTACATCATGTAAAATGTTGATATTTTCTACTGTTATGCTTGTTATCTGTCTGTAGGCACGTCCAAAGTACCTGCGCTGCATCGCCATCACTTGCTTCTTCCTGGCTTCCAAAACCAGCGAGGAGGATGAGGTGAAGACAATCATCATACTGACTAAGAGTTActgtgccacacacacctgttacactTCCTTAAAtaactgtgtgcgtgtgtgtgtgtgctagcgTGTGCCCTCCTTGAAGGAGCTGGCTGCCTCCAGCAGCTGCGGCTGTTCTCCATCAGAGATtctgaggatggagaggatCATCCTGGACAAGCTGAACTGGGATCTGCACAGCGCCACAGCCCTGGACTTCCTGCACATCGTGAGTGTGCACTTTCTGATCTGAGATGGTGATTGAAGCTTGGTCACTGTCATCGTTGTGTTACTGGTCCTGTGTGCTTGATCAGCAGTACCTGGCGGCACGGCCTCTCGCTGTTACATTTACATCACTGTTATTGCTTTTCTGGCTCTTCCTGTGTGGTAGTTCCACGCCATGGTGTCGTCATGTCGTTCTGGGCTTTTGGACACTGTGCTGGGACTGACCCGCTCTCAACATCTAAGCCTCCTCACCCTCCAGCTTTACCACTGCCTGGCTGACCACACGCTCATGCAGGTATACACACTCTGTGTTGGAGCTCCCCCTGTTGGCAGGAGACGGCGCTGTTTGTTACGCTGCCTTATTTCTATGAGTTACTTTACATTCACTTAAACTCTGCAAGATTAAAATATCAAGCACATGAATTGAGTTCTTTTACTGAAAGCTGTCCAGCTctaaatttcattttttgtgtgcAGCTCAAAGGATCCATGTTGGCTTTGGCTCttctcagcctggagctggagacCTGCTGTCCTGACTGGTTGGgtctcacctttgacctgctcAAGAAGACACAGGTACCAGGCTGGCTGTAATGTACAACCTGACTCCTTCTTTGGTTGTTGGGCAGCTTCCAAGATGTTCTGGCCatcctttcttctctctggcAGATCAACAGCTCTGAGTTGATTTGGAGTCGGGAACTGGTGGCTCGCAGCCTGTCAGCACGGCGAGCTGCCCTTTCCCCAAACAGTGTCTACGTCTACCAGCCCCTGCAGCAGAGCCCCAAACTCCCCTTCCAGCCTCCTGGTAGGTCCATTTGCTGTTACCAGCTCATTATATATAGAATTATATATTAGATGTACAACTTTTTTGGGCTGGTGACATTCTTGTAGTTAATTAATAGATAAAAACTAGCAGCTGTAGGTACTGAAGGTATCATCAGAGGTGTTCAACGGTTTAGAATAGATAACATTTACAGAGTGATCCGTTATGAACCCAATATGAACTATTATTAATTGAATTATTGAAGACACTAATAACTTGAGCCTTTAAGACACCTGGACTAGATTCCATACAGCGGCAGCATGGTGCTGTGGTGGTTAACAGTCGCCTCACAGCATCAAGATCCCCAGTTTGAATCCTAGGAATTTTCTGGGTGGAGTTTTAATATTCTTGCTGTGTTTATCTGGGTTCTCTAAGGGTTCTCTACAGGTTTTCTGGCTTCCTCCCGCTGTCCAAAGACATATATTTGTGATATCGGTGAATTGGCTTTTGTAGTTGGTTTATATATTTTGTTTATAGCTCTATGATGAGCTGAGACTTGGCCAGCATGAATGGGTGACTATAGATAAAAGTTTACATTTCTCTAACTTGGAATCCTCTCTAACCCCGCAGATTTATCTCTGGAACACCAACTTCTTGCCTCCTCCACTGTCCAGCTTCAGACACCTACTGCTGGAAAGGAGGGAGCCCAGAGCTCTGTCTCGTCTTGCACTGAAACCACCCCAGCTCTGTTGTCTCCACTGAAACACCTCAGCCATCGTAACCCCCTGCAGAAGGTCACAGTCCGCTGTAAATCCTCCACCAAACGCAAGGTAACACCTTCACCTCCTGGAGAACATCAAGTTGGCGTGAACTCGTGATCACACGTTTGTATCTGCCTgtccaggtggaggagatggaggaggacgacTTCTATGATGACATCAAGCGCCTCTACAATGAGGATACCACCACGGCTGTCCACGAAGGTGTGATAGTGTCAGGTGAAGGAGGTCTAGGTGTCTGTAGTGTCCCTTTGTCCACCCAGGAAGGCAGCTCATCCCCCTGCCCACCGCTGCAGCCAGCTGGTGCCTCATAGAATCCAGATCCATTAGCTCACCAAGTCTGTTCACCTTTAAATTAAAGCTCCACTGATGGAAGTATTGAGCGATGAGTGAGGCAGCACCCTCAGCAGTGGCCAACagagtccagcagggggcagctcTTAACATCAAGCTGTCGGAGTGTTAGATCAGAGCGCTTCAGTGGTTACGGTGGTTTTGGATTCTTGAGAACAGCCTCAGAATGACCTCTGAGCCGTCCTGCTTCACCAAGGTCACATCCCATCATCTcccacagatggaaaacaacagAGCCCCAAAAAAAtttaaacaaccaaaaaaaaaaaaaaatgctgctacTACCTGATTAATCCTATTTAAAACAAGTAGATTTaacaaaactaaaaatcacTAGACAAAAaatttaagacaaaaaaaatctagaCTCGACCTTTGTAACCCAATACATCTTTATTTAAGTGTCAGTTTGTCTCATTTAAATGTCCGTGTGTCTCcttatatttgtttttcatgtGATATTTATTTCCAGTCTGGGCTCTCCCGGCAAAGTCATAAAGAAATCATtcctgtgttgatttttttctctttcccaTCCAGGATGAACAATTGTAGGATTTATAAAGTAAACATTCTGGATTTTTGTTCCTGTCACCTTGCCTGAGCTGCTTTATTGAGGCAGTTTAACAATCGCAGACAAATGTGACAATTCCCAAATCTAACAGACATGTAAGAAAAGTCCGTTTGCCGCTGTTGCAGTtctatttaatgtgtttgtatTCCTGTAAATGCTCTGTTCCTGATGTGGGGATCTGCTGGCCTTTGCTCGGGggtccctgaacgcaccatggcacaaataaatgaagagaATCAAAGTGAGTCCAGTTTGTCTTCAATGCCTGGCTGTTATAAAAATTTACAGCGGTGCAGCCTTTCAgccgtcctgctgctgtaaaAGCTGCTCAGTGGGCAAAGAATGAAAGTTAAACTTCACTTCTGGGTAAATGATGTCAGTAGGGAACAGGATGGTTTCGAATGAGCAAAACACTTTATTACTGTAACTGTAGCAGGTATCAACCCACCTTAGACAATCCAGTTAATACCTGCTCACAGAGAAATGTCCTTGTTTAAATCACTGCAACAATTATAAATCTCATAGAAAAAGTCTTTAAGAAATGAGAGCGTAGCTTATAGTGAACTGGTCTAACTGGGTGCAGCGGAATGTTCACACTGGCTCTGCTGGGCTTGTTTGAACAAAATCTACACATTCTCAAAATGCAGGCAAAGGTTTGTCACATGAAAGCAGGGTTATGTAAGTATACAGgaacgcatacacacacacagaggttgaGCATATCGCCAGTTTAAAGATCACTGGGCGTATCCAATCAACAGTGTTGCCGTGGCAATGGTTACATGACATTTCTATGGTTTCCAGCCATTGGGTGTGCGCTATATTCAACATTTGGCCTAATTTGTGCAGAAGTGTCCACGTTCTTTCATCGCAAACACACAAGTGCCGTCAGTTACACACAATCTCCAGCACAAGTAGTTAATAAACCTTTTGACTCAGAGTGATGAGAACCAAAGAACCCTTCAACACCAAAGCAGTAACGATATACGTGAATAAAAAAATGTCCCCAACTGTGGACACCGTGTACAAAATAACTTGTGCAATAATGAACCCATGTGCACCCAAGGGAAGCAGGTTATTACGTGATGTAATAACAGCTTTAACCAACAAACCAATCAGTGCTATTGTTTATTCCCATGCTGACGGTGTTTTATGCTAATCCTTGTGATTAGATAAGTCAGCCACTGCTGCCCTGATGCCGgtgtccctctccctgtcctagAGCTGCTTATGGCCTTTAATCAATATCAAAATCTAGTTTATGATCCTACATTGTTACACAATAGATACTCTTCAAAAATGCCTCAATATAAAAAGTTTTGACCACAGACGACCTTTTGACTTGAAGGTTTCTAATAAACAAGCTTGAGCAGGTGCTgagcagagcaggaaccagCGTGAGTGTTACATGTAGACTGTGGCTGACCAGCGTTTCCCCTCCACCAACCTCTTCACCAAGCCAGAAACAGTCCAACGACGTAGAATCGGCGTCAACACCAGCATGTTAGTTCTTCCACCAGTGGCGGCCCGAACGGACGGAAGAACCAGCGCCAGTTTCGTTTCTTCGTGTGGGCCACGTTTGACGCCAGTCTACACAGAGACATCAATCTGCTGAGCTGATACAGGTTCAGAGATTTGTGTTTGAGGAACGCTGCCAACGAGGacgaccttttgacctttgagtTGGCGAGTTGCTTGTGAACCGGGGATGCGGAGGAGAAGCGgtgccggcggcggcggcgggacgATTGCCGGGCCACGTCTATTTTTCCAACCTCTCCCGCTCCTTTCAGAGCCACCCGTGGAGGAGCtcccagcagctggaagacATCTAATGGCATGGCACAGTCCAGGTATTGCCACGCCTTCTTCCCCGCCATATCCCTCAGCCGCATGTCAGCTCCAAACTTGTTTACCAGCAAACGGATTATGTTCTTGTGGCCATGGATCGTGGCGATGTGGAGGGGTGTGTGGCCACTGGTTGACCTGGCGTTGATGTCGAAGTTCACACCAGCTTTCTCAACTCCATACCTGAAACACAGTTGAAGTGTCAGCCCACATTTTGACCACTTTGACCTTTGGTCCGACTAATGACGCCCTGCTCACCACAGCGTGTTGAGGACCCGGTGGTCCCCGTGTTTGGCTATCCAGTGCAGCACAGTGAAGCCGGAGATGAAGTCTCTTCTGTTGAGCAGCGAGGAGTCCTCTCTGAACAGGGAGTAGATGTCAGGCCAGGCCCCCGCTGCCCCCTTCACCAGCCAGGCGTGTTCTCTGGCCTCCAGAGGAACCGACGACTGATGGCAAGAACAAATATCAGCCCCCGTCGGTATGTCTGCATCTACATTTATAGTAGATCACGCAGAGACACCACTGTAATCCTGTGATCACATAtcactccttccctctcccctacTCCCTACTTAGGAAGCTGGGTTGCGTGAACTACTTTGTGACCTCAGTGATGAGCTGGGATTTGACATCATAGAACCACATAGTGAGTAAGACGGACCAGACGGACGTCAGCGCCGGTTAAGTGGGTTTATCTGTTATTTACtgattaaaacataaaaaacactcaCAGACTTGTCCATGTATAATGATGTCCTTAATATTGTCCTTATTATTACTTAATTAGCATCATGTCTGCCTTCTAGCCCGCAaatgcaaaggatgatgggaaataCTGCTTGGTTAGGGAGCATTGTTGTGCACTACTTTTCTCAATGCATCATGGGATACACTGATTGCACTATGGGGTGCGAGGATCCTCACTTAACATTTGGACAGTCCTCCAAAATGGCATCCTCACTAGTTAGTGCACTATAAAGGGAATAGGGGTTGATTTCTGGTATCATTCTACCTCTGAAATATATTCtaataagtaaaaaaaaagaaatttgtttaaaatttcCTCACCACATGTGGATGGACAGTGGGGCAGCTCCCCAACAGGGGGGCAAACATATTCAGATCAGCTCTGAGGTCCTTGATATCGAGACAAGCAACGCGGCTTAATGCCGCTGAGATGAAAGGAGATGTCTGCATGTCCTCACCTGCTTACTCTGGTCCTCATCATGAGCTCTCGTGCATACAGCAGGCGGGTtactcctccttcctctcacctCAACCAGATCGCCGAGGCTTTGGCATCGGGGGGGTGTGGAGCAGGATGAGAGTGAGGAGGACGACAGGCAGCGGTGAAGGCTGAGTGAGGAGGAGATCAGGTTCAGGCGGTTTAAACGGGCCGCTTCGCTtccccctccacctcttccCTTTGAGTCCTCTTGCAGGAGCTGGTCCAGGTCAGCTCCAAGGCTGAGACACATTCTGCTCCTCAAGTGGCTGCTGACCCGCCTGCCACATGCTGGCTGCTTTCGTAAATGTGGCGAAGACGTGGAGCCGTCACTGGACTCTGACTCCCCCTGGTCAGTGTGGAGATGACCTGTGGAGAGGACCGTCAAATTTTAACTGGATACCAGTTCAGAACCTCCTGAGCATCACAGAACTCCTCAGATGGCAGCTCAAACCTCTGGAGCGGTGCCATGACAACGGCTCCTGGTCAACGTGGAGATGGTCAGACGAATGACGCGTTTCACCCAACTTATTCCTTTGTGTGAGCTGGAGAGTTTCCTGGAGTCCCAGATCACCTCCTGTTTTACCTGATAGCAAAACAGGACAGAAATATCATTCAAATACAAAATTCCCATCAAATAGAGTCTTAAAGCCAGGCCCTTTAAACTGGAAACCACCATGGTACCTGGTCTGCTGTGGAGCTCCTCGAGGCTGCTGTTGCAGTGCAGTCCTCTGGAGATACCTACACCAGGTGAAGGGGGTGAAGATGCTGCTATGGCTGGACGAGTGCCCTGAACGCTGGCTGTGATGTAACCTGGGCTCCAGATACCCACCAGCAGGCTGCACCCACGTCTGGCCCATTGTGGATGGGACCTCGTTAGCTGGGTCTGGACTGTAGCACCGCACCTCCTCGGGAAGGCTCCGTCGGGTCAACTGCCACGGGACTGACCCATATTCTAGTCCTGGCACGAGCCactcttctgtctgtctgtctgactctgaCCTCCAGGGAAGACCAGTATTGGACAGCATTTCGCCTTTGGCATTCTGGATGTAAATCTGAGGATGTTTCCtttctgaagaagaggaggatgaggagtagGGTGCAGGTGAATCTATGTTGGAAGGTGACGGGGCAAAAAGAGCCTTCCCCAAGGCTACCATGAGGAATGTGTCTCCCTGCTGAAATTGGTCCCACTGGAGTATCatcttgatcatcatcatcatcatcatcatcatcatgacacACAGCAGATTTGTAACTCGGTCTGTGTCTGTGTCGTGATGTAGTCTGAGGAGGGGGGTTGAGTCCAGCCTGGAGTACGGCCTGTCTCTCtgaggtctgaggaggggggctgAGTCCAGCCTGGAGTAGGGCCTGTCTCCCtgaggtctgaggaggggggctgAGTCCAGACTGGAGTAGGGCCTGTCTCCCtgaggtctgaggaggggggctgAGTCCAGACTGGAGTAGGGCCTGTCTCCCtgaggtctgaggaggggggTTGAGTCCAGCCTGGAGTAGGGCCTGTCTCCCtgaggtctgaggaggggggctgAGTCCAGACTGGAGGAGGGCCTTTCTTCCTGAGGTCTCAGGAGGGGGGCTGACTCCAGCCTGGCTGAGGGCCTGTCTCCCTGGGGGTTGTCCTCCGGTAACTGGTACCTGCATGTGGTTATCTGCAGCTATCTTCGCAGGTGTGGTCTTCGCAGGTGTCTCTAAAGGGTGACCAGCACCCCGTATATGCTGCCCCACATTAGGGAGGTGAGCCTGTGGGGGAGCCTGTGGAGGAGCCTGTGGGGGGAGCCTGTGGGGGAGCCTGTGGGGGAGCCTGTGGAGGAGCCTGTGGGGGAGCCTGTGGGGGAGCCTGGCactgacctgaggtcagattcaccagctgagctgctgctggacggaTGGAATCCTCAAACCTGCTCCTTACCGGCTGCTGTGACAAGTTAGAATTTGTCTCCACGTCGCTCATAATAAATCCGGCCACTGGTAGGACCTGTTTTCCGGGGGCTCCTCCCGGCAGTTGTGGCCGCGGCTTTGCTGCTTTGCCAGCCAGGCTTTGAGCGCCGTTCCCCGGGAACACTTCTCTCTTCTTCCCGGGAGCGACTCGTGAGCCCTGCTCGCCACCTCCGGGGACATTTCCTCTGAATTTCTTCCTGAGGACCACATAAGAAACGCCGTCGATCTGCTGGACGGTGGCCAAGGAGTTGACGAACCTTTTGAAGAGCTCCCGGTTCTTCTCTTGCTCCGGGTTCTCCCGGATGAAGCTCCTGAAGTGCGTGAGAAGGTCGGCGTTCTTCACCGAACCGCCGCAGCTCTGCAGGAAATGGAACACGGTGTCCTGAGTAAAACCTGCTGCCATCCTGCAGCTTTCTGAGCTCTCGGTTGTTTTCACCTGTCGGGCTCAAAGGTCCCGCAGTAGTTTCTGTCAGAACCAACCCGCCCACGCAGGTATTTACCCACATTCCTGCAGGTAACCCGGATGTAGGACGCACCAACCAACGAGAGGCACCTCTTGATTTTCTTTGATAAATGCGCAGATCTAACGACTATAGTTTTGTTTTATAACCTTTTCAATAAAACCTTTTTGGGGCAACGACGCGCTTCCTATATGTTTGATGATCATATAGTGGGGGAAATTGATAACAAACACCTGTTATGACACACAGGTGAATCTGAATACATTCATAGACAGTATCATCAACAAGTTaaatcaaatattaaacacaTACACATGACTATGCTAACAGCTAATGAAAACCCCAAACTTTAAAGTCTCAGAGTGGGAGATGCTTAGAATCCAACCTGCTGGAGCTCTAGCGTGACGTTTCGGGGTCAGTGAtgtcatctgctgctgttggtgctgttCGAATGGGTCAAAGTTCAGCACAGCATCCACCAGGTGATTCTGAACCACTTTCGGCTTCCTTTTGCTGACCAGCTCCATGGTTTCACTCTCCAGCAGGGCTTAGTTCCTGGCCTCGCTGTTCAATGCTCCAGTGACTGGTTTAGGCTGCAGTAACTTGTTTAATCTCCAGTACCTGGTTTAAGATCCAGTATCTGGTCCAAGCTCCAGTACCTGGTTTAAGATCCAGTATCTGGTCCAAGCTCCAGTACCTGGTTTAAGTTCCAGTACCTGGTTTAGGCTCCAGTAACTGGTTTAAGATCCAGTAACTGGTTTAAgctccaatcaatcaatcaatcattcaatcaatcattcaatcaatcaatctttatttatatagcgtcttatacaatcaaaattgtttcaaggcgctttccagaatcccagggcctaaccccaaacaagcaacagtggcaaggaaaaactcccctttaacaggaagaaaccttgagcaggaccaggctcatgtagggggacccttctgctgatgggaggctgggtagagagggaggagaggagaggagaggagaggagaggagaggagaggagaggagaggagaggagaggagaggagaggagaggcgatacctgtaaatgaatacagaagggggggcagaaaaactacacaagaatcagcataactagtctacttcatgaggaggagaggagaggagaggagaggagaggagaggagaggagaggagaggagaggagaggaaaccatgacccagtggagtgacagaggcctgtcaggtgatcatgtttctggaccccggcagccttggcctataacagcataactaagatgtgacctaacgattagacgaccccctaagtatgataatttgtctgtctatgatagtaactggaactacagaattagtaacaataagctttttcaaagaggtaggttttaagtctgatcttaaaagtagcgatggagtcagcccccgtacctggacagggagctggttccatagcaggagggcctggtagctaaatgctcggcccccccattctactcctagagactctgggaaccacagtaggaccagcattctgagagcgccgtggtctattgggctggtaggtatcactagctcctccagttaggatggagctaggcctctgaggaccttgtaggtcaaaagaagggttttaaaaaattattctaaatttaacgggcagccaatgaagaggacgccattacaggagtaatgtgatcctcttttatcaatacctgtcagaactctggcatgcagcattttggatcaactagAGGCTTCttaagagttgtttggacaccctgatactaaagaattacaatagtccagcctggacgtaacaaatgcatggactaacttttcagcatcatgccgcgtcagtggTTTCCTATCCTGTGAtgttctcaggtgaaaaaaaggcacttctagagactaatttaatgcgTGAGTTGAAGGaggagatt
The sequence above is drawn from the Takifugu rubripes chromosome 6, fTakRub1.2, whole genome shotgun sequence genome and encodes:
- the LOC101078011 gene encoding cyclin-I, with protein sequence MKILEPWGHQKLSFLLEKAASREAEIWRVYVPKKPSSQDTDISPTQRDEAVRWLMELHRRLQLYPETLVLAVSIMDRFLAPIKARPKYLRCIAITCFFLASKTSEEDERVPSLKELAASSSCGCSPSEILRMERIILDKLNWDLHSATALDFLHIFHAMVSSCRSGLLDTVLGLTRSQHLSLLTLQLYHCLADHTLMQLKGSMLALALLSLELETCCPDWLGLTFDLLKKTQINSSELIWSRELVARSLSARRAALSPNSVYVYQPLQQSPKLPFQPPDLSLEHQLLASSTVQLQTPTAGKEGAQSSVSSCTETTPALLSPLKHLSHRNPLQKVTVRCKSSTKRKVEEMEEDDFYDDIKRLYNEDTTTAVHEGVIVSGEGGLGVCSVPLSTQEGSSSPCPPLQPAGAS
- the LOC115250224 gene encoding ankyrin repeat domain-containing protein SOWAHB-like; its protein translation is MAAGFTQDTVFHFLQSCGGSVKNADLLTHFRSFIRENPEQEKNRELFKRFVNSLATVQQIDGVSYVVLRKKFRGNVPGGGEQGSRVAPGKKREVFPGNGAQSLAGKAAKPRPQLPGGAPGKQVLPVAGFIMSDVETNSNLSQQPVRSRFEDSIRPAAAQLVNLTSGQCQAPPQAPPQAPPQAPPQAHLPNVGQHIRGAGHPLETPAKTTPAKIAADNHMQVPVTGGQPPGRQALSQAGVSPPPETSGRKALLQSGLSPPPQTSGRQALLQAGLNPPPQTSGRQALLQSGLSPPPQTSGRQALLQSGLSPPPQTSGRQALLQAGLSPPPQTSERQAVLQAGLNPPPQTTSRHRHRPSYKSAVCHDDDDDDDDDQDDTPVGPISAGRHIPHGSLGEGSFCPVTFQHRFTCTLLLILLFFRKETSSDLHPECQRRNAVQYWSSLEVRVRQTDRRVARARTRIWVSPVAVDPTEPSRGGAVLQSRPSYITASVQGTRPAIAASSPPSPGVGISRGLHCNSSLEELHSRPGKTGGDLGLQETLQLTQRNKLGETRHSSDHLHVDQEPLSWHRSRGHLHTDQGESESSDGSTSSPHLRKQPACGRRVSSHLRSRMCLSLGADLDQLLQEDSKGRGGGGSEAARLNRLNLISSSLSLHRCLSSSSLSSCSTPPRCQSLGDLVEVRGRRSNPPAVCTRAHDEDQSKQSSVPLEAREHAWLVKGAAGAWPDIYSLFREDSSLLNRRDFISGFTVLHWIAKHGDHRVLNTLWYGVEKAGVNFDINARSTSGHTPLHIATIHGHKNIIRLLVNKFGADMRLRDMAGKKAWQYLDCAMPLDVFQLLGAPPRVALKGAGEVGKIDVARQSSRRRRRHRFSSASPVHKQLANSKVKRSSSLAAFLKHKSLNLYQLSRLMSLCRLASNVAHTKKRNWRWFFRPFGPPLVEELTCWC